One Euphorbia lathyris chromosome 1, ddEupLath1.1, whole genome shotgun sequence DNA segment encodes these proteins:
- the LOC136211048 gene encoding cytochrome P450 726A27-like, giving the protein MELQIPYFPIFLSFILFIFMVLKTWKKHSQNSDLLPPGPFKFPILGNLPQLFGAEPHQRLRDLAKIYGPVMSIQQGQVPAVVISSVETAKEVLRTQSEVFAGRPTTQAHQITLYNGLDIAFAPYGDHWTQMRKISALEFLSAKRVQSFRSLREEQVSEVIQFLQLKAGSTVNLTEAVVNWTNTFMLLATFGENGKTKQHLLNILDRVKEATSVTVFADFFPSFKFVQYLTSRAMSRLRGWHSEADRILESTIDEHRRKEEDDVNGEVNNLLDVLLDIQKKGNLQIPLTNDCIKANILEIFGAGSHTTSKFIEWVMCELMKNPKAMKKVQEEMRRVFGEKEKVEESRLHELKYLKLVIKETFRLHPLGALIARQCRERTKVNGFDIYPKTTVMVNAWAIGRDPSIWIETEMFYPERFEDSEIDYRGAHMELIPFGAGKRICPGISLTIVYVELLLANLLYHFDWKLPDGITPDTLDMTEVFRGSLSRKQKLNLIPIPFFLLPKN; this is encoded by the exons ATGGAGCTGCAAATTCCCTATTTCCCCATTTTCTTAAGCTTCATCCTTTTCATATTTATGGTATTAAAGACATGGAAAAAACACAGTCAAAACTCAGACCTTCTTCCTCCAGGACCATTCAAGTTTCCTATTTTAGGTAACCTTCCTCAGTTGTTTGGTGCTGAACCTCATCAACGCCTAAGAGATTTGGCTAAAATTTATGGACCTGTTATGAGCATTCAACAAGGCCAAGTTCCAGCTGTTGTCATTTCTTCTGTTGAAACAGCCAAAGAAGTCCTCAGAACTCAGAGTGAAGTCTTTGCCGGACGACCTACAACGCAG GCTCATCAAATTACCCTTTATAATGGCCTTGATATTGCATTTGCGCCGTACGGAGATCACTGGACACAAATGAGAAAAATTTCAGCATTGGAGTTTCTAAGCGCAAAACGTGTTCAATCTTTCCGATCACTCCGTGAAGAACAAGTTTCGGAGGTGATACaattccttcaattaaaagcCGGTTCGACGGTAAATCTTACCGAGGCCGTCGTTAATTGGACAAACACATTCATGTTACTTGCTACATTTGGTGAGAAtggaaaaacaaaacaacattTATTGAACATTTTGGACAGAGTTAAGGAAGCAACATCAGTTACTGTTTTTGCTGATTTCTTCCCTTCTTTCAAATTCGTTCAATATCTCactagtagagctatgtcacgACTCCGGGGATGGCACTCAGAGGCGGACCGGATACTTGAAAGCACAATAGATGAACATAGAAGAAAGGAGGAGGATGATGTTAATGGTGAAGTTAATAACTTGTTAGATGTTCTTTTGGATATACAGAAGAAAGGAAACCTTCAAATACCTCTCACGAATGATTGCATCAAAGCCAACATTTTG GAAATATTTGGCGCTGGGAGCCATACAACCTCTAAATTTATAGAGTGGGTGATGTGTGAGTTGATGAAAAATCCAAAAGCAATGAAAAAAGTGCAAGAAGAAATGAGGAGAGTCTTTGGGGAAAAGGAAAAAGTTGAGGAATCAAGACTTCATGAATTGAAATACTTGAAATTAGTTATCAAAGAAACTTTTCGGTTGCATCCTCTAGGGGCCTTGATTGCAAGACAATGTAGAGAAAGAACAAAAGTGAATGGATTTGATATTTATCCCAAAACTACAGTTATGGTCAATGCTTGGGCAATTGGAAGAGATCCCAGCATCTGGATAGAGACTGAAATGTTCTACCCAGAAAGATTTGAAGATAGTGAAATTGATTATAGAGGTGCACATATGGAACTAATACCATTTGGTGCAGGAAAAAGAATATGTCCTGGAATCTCATTAACCATAGTTTACGTTGAGCTTCTCCTTGCAAATTTGTTATATCATTTTGATTGGAAGCTTCCTGACGGAATCACACCTGACACTCTTGATATGACTGAAGTATTTCGTGGTTCCTTGAGCAGAAAACAAAAACTCAACTTGATTCCAATTCCTTTTTTTCTGTTGCCTAAAAATTAA